One genomic segment of Bosea sp. 685 includes these proteins:
- a CDS encoding amino acid ABC transporter permease has product MQPLYLLSLLNGMFGTITLSLLTILCGGVAGFVIALARISPLRTVAMAAIAYIQIFQGIPLLVQMGLAYFGPLLLGFDSVPPLAAATLAMSVFASAYLGQIWYGCLISVAKPQWEAAECLGLSRWQRMRRVILPQAVRIATPATVGFLVIIVKNTSVSSMVVGYHELTYNAKVINNATFEPFLYFGLAGLLYFLICYPLSVQSRRLERKFNVGNR; this is encoded by the coding sequence ATGCAGCCTCTGTACCTGCTTTCGCTTCTCAACGGGATGTTCGGCACGATCACGCTGAGCCTCCTTACGATCCTCTGCGGGGGAGTTGCGGGCTTCGTAATCGCCCTCGCCCGGATATCGCCGCTTCGGACCGTGGCCATGGCCGCGATCGCTTACATCCAGATCTTTCAGGGAATCCCGCTGTTGGTGCAGATGGGGCTCGCCTATTTCGGGCCGCTCCTGCTCGGCTTCGATTCGGTTCCGCCGCTCGCTGCCGCAACACTGGCGATGAGCGTCTTCGCGAGCGCCTACCTTGGCCAAATCTGGTACGGCTGCCTGATTTCGGTCGCGAAACCGCAGTGGGAAGCTGCGGAATGCCTGGGGCTCAGCCGGTGGCAGCGCATGAGGCGCGTCATCCTTCCCCAAGCCGTACGCATCGCGACGCCAGCGACCGTCGGCTTCCTCGTCATCATCGTCAAGAACACGTCCGTATCGTCGATGGTCGTTGGGTACCACGAGCTGACCTACAACGCGAAAGTCATAAACAACGCCACGTTTGAGCCATTTCTATACTTCGGCTTGGCGGGGCTGCTCTATTTTCTGATTTGTTATCCGCTGTCGGTCCAATCCAGAAGACTTGAGAGGAAGTTCAATGTCGGCAATCGTTGA
- a CDS encoding amino acid ABC transporter permease gives MAYEFDFGSVLASWPMLLQGAWTTLVLTFWATLAGFTVGTLCAVARTSGPRWLRLVVGGYVEVVRNTPLLIQAYFLIFGLASIGARLPIMLGVVIAMVVNIGSYTTEVMRAGIESIKRGQIEAAGCLGLSKAQIFLHVVLRPAMERVYPSLVSLYVLLMLGSSVLSAVGVEELFGVSNRVQSLTYRNFEVFIVLGAIYLALTLLLRGSFWVLGQLIFPRRRKLGTAL, from the coding sequence ATGGCGTATGAATTCGACTTCGGGAGCGTCCTCGCCTCTTGGCCGATGCTCCTACAGGGCGCCTGGACCACGCTCGTCCTGACATTCTGGGCCACTCTGGCCGGCTTCACTGTCGGCACATTGTGCGCAGTTGCGCGCACGAGCGGGCCACGGTGGCTGCGCCTCGTCGTCGGCGGCTATGTGGAGGTCGTCCGCAACACCCCATTGCTGATCCAGGCGTACTTCCTGATCTTCGGCCTCGCCAGCATCGGGGCTCGCCTCCCGATCATGCTCGGCGTGGTGATCGCAATGGTCGTGAACATCGGCTCCTACACGACAGAGGTCATGCGCGCGGGCATCGAGAGCATCAAGCGCGGTCAGATCGAGGCCGCAGGCTGCCTAGGTCTGTCGAAGGCCCAGATATTCCTTCATGTCGTCCTCAGGCCGGCAATGGAGCGCGTCTACCCGTCCCTGGTTTCGCTCTACGTCCTGCTGATGCTGGGCTCCTCGGTTTTGTCGGCCGTCGGAGTCGAGGAGCTGTTCGGCGTGTCGAACCGCGTCCAGTCGCTCACCTACCGCAACTTCGAGGTCTTCATCGTGCTAGGCGCGATCTACCTCGCGCTGACCCTCCTTCTGAGAGGAAGCTTCTGGGTTCTTGGCCAGCTGATCTTCCCGCGCCGGCGCAAGCTCGGCACCGCGCTCTAG
- a CDS encoding FadR/GntR family transcriptional regulator, whose amino-acid sequence MASNTGSAEEKPNLVRGIADQLRREIASGVHGVGARMPTELKLSDSFQVSRSVVREAIASLRAEGLLRSRRGSGIYVERAEAGIGTFSLSDHTRISTIMEVLEFRIAVEVEAAALAAMRSSPSQDEAIFERNRDIQRALAEGRPTNDADFAFHQAVADASGNSRFRDFLDVMGNNGIPRLAMRGAASDIAVSLEHIVPEHDRIARAIAHSDKDAARDAMRFHLEGSLRRYRDLMHDRSPDVERLT is encoded by the coding sequence ATGGCGAGCAACACCGGCTCCGCGGAGGAAAAGCCCAATCTCGTGAGAGGGATCGCGGACCAGTTGCGGCGCGAGATCGCGAGTGGCGTCCATGGCGTGGGTGCGCGAATGCCAACGGAGCTCAAGCTGTCGGACAGCTTTCAGGTCAGTCGCTCTGTGGTGCGAGAGGCGATTGCGTCCCTGCGGGCGGAGGGACTGCTACGTTCCCGCCGGGGCTCCGGCATTTATGTCGAGCGAGCGGAGGCAGGGATTGGTACCTTCTCGCTCTCCGACCACACGCGGATCTCCACCATCATGGAGGTTTTGGAGTTTCGCATCGCGGTGGAAGTCGAGGCGGCGGCTCTTGCCGCCATGCGCAGCTCTCCTAGCCAGGACGAGGCGATCTTCGAACGGAATCGCGACATCCAGCGCGCACTGGCCGAAGGTCGCCCGACCAACGATGCCGACTTCGCCTTTCATCAGGCCGTCGCCGACGCCTCGGGCAACTCGCGCTTTCGCGATTTTCTCGACGTCATGGGCAACAACGGTATCCCTCGCCTCGCGATGAGGGGCGCGGCGTCTGACATCGCCGTCAGCCTTGAGCATATCGTCCCGGAACACGACCGGATCGCGCGCGCCATCGCGCACAGCGACAAGGATGCCGCGCGTGACGCGATGCGGTTCCATCTGGAGGGCAGTCTGCGCCGCTATCGCGATCTGATGCACGATCGCTCACCGGACGTCGAACGCCTTACGTGA